A window of Sporanaerobacter acetigenes DSM 13106 contains these coding sequences:
- a CDS encoding AI-2E family transporter, translating to MFWENIKQNILILIGILILVIIYYIINIGNRYVDEEKKIKINNKKLVTIFICILILYILYMLIKKYPFLSEIINITILSLIFAYLFNPIVEFIEEKGISRLWSVIIVYIFIIAILAIIFFTFLPKIIREFKNLGNVLPIYLEKVDNFLYNINNSSFLKSDNLPPQLDGIKDVFKENLESIESFVVKWFSNFADKTINMFSKIFIIAIIPIISFYFLKDKEFFKKKIYLTIPKSHRNEMINLFKEIDTMLGQFIRGRVIVGIFVGVSTTIALALLKINFAFIIGMLAGLADIIPYFGPVIGIIPAVFFAILESPIKALWVIIIFTIIQQVENDIITPKVVGESVGIHPVTVMLSLIIGGRFFGILGMVLAIPVVAILKIIYSHFVESRSKT from the coding sequence ATGTTTTGGGAAAATATAAAACAAAATATTTTAATTCTCATTGGCATACTCATTCTTGTCATTATATATTATATAATAAATATAGGAAATAGATATGTAGATGAAGAAAAGAAAATTAAAATAAATAATAAGAAATTAGTCACTATATTTATATGTATACTTATATTATATATTTTATATATGTTGATAAAAAAGTATCCATTTTTATCAGAAATAATAAATATAACAATTTTATCTTTAATTTTTGCCTACTTGTTTAATCCTATAGTTGAATTCATTGAAGAAAAAGGAATATCCAGGTTATGGAGTGTGATTATAGTTTATATTTTCATTATAGCTATATTAGCTATTATTTTCTTTACATTCTTACCTAAAATAATAAGAGAATTTAAAAATTTAGGAAATGTTTTGCCAATTTATTTAGAAAAGGTAGATAATTTTTTATACAATATAAATAATAGTAGTTTTTTAAAATCAGACAATTTACCTCCTCAGCTAGATGGAATAAAAGACGTGTTTAAAGAAAATTTAGAAAGCATTGAAAGTTTTGTTGTAAAATGGTTTTCTAATTTTGCAGATAAAACTATAAACATGTTTTCTAAAATATTTATCATTGCCATTATACCCATCATTTCGTTTTATTTTTTAAAAGACAAAGAGTTTTTTAAGAAAAAAATTTATTTGACAATTCCAAAATCCCATAGAAATGAAATGATAAATTTATTTAAAGAAATAGATACTATGTTGGGTCAGTTTATAAGGGGAAGAGTCATAGTTGGTATATTTGTGGGTGTGAGTACAACTATTGCTTTAGCTCTACTAAAGATTAATTTTGCATTCATCATAGGTATGCTTGCAGGACTTGCGGATATAATACCTTATTTTGGTCCAGTCATAGGAATAATTCCAGCAGTCTTTTTTGCTATTTTGGAAAGCCCTATTAAAGCTTTGTGGGTAATAATTATATTTACTATTATACAACAAGTAGAAAATGATATAATAACTCCTAAAGTGGTTGGAGAAAGTGTTGGAATTCATCCTGTAACTGTTATGTTATCTTTAATAATTGGAGGAAGATTTTTTGGCATATTGGGAATGGTTCTTGCTATACCTGTGGTTGCAATACTAAAAATTATATATTCACATTTTGTAGAAAGTCGCAGTAAAACTTAG
- a CDS encoding PRC-barrel domain-containing protein → MIKYKKLIGMKVLDDGNKETIGEVYDAILSKRLDSLTSIAIKNGKLIKEKNILPLNKIISFKKDIIMANSNSIIKFEDLEDEEYILAEKIKFIDKVVYTENGECLGMVKDLLFDFNDGKLIGYIITEGLLEDISRGRSFIPNIGNIKINDDSLIFGENIKDIISKNKDYYKKLLELVQ, encoded by the coding sequence TTGATTAAATACAAAAAATTAATAGGTATGAAAGTATTAGATGATGGAAATAAAGAAACGATTGGGGAAGTATACGATGCAATATTGTCAAAAAGATTAGACAGTTTAACAAGTATAGCAATTAAAAATGGGAAATTAATAAAAGAAAAAAATATTTTGCCATTAAATAAAATAATTTCATTTAAAAAAGATATTATTATGGCAAACTCAAATAGTATCATAAAATTTGAGGACTTAGAAGATGAGGAATATATTTTGGCTGAAAAGATAAAATTTATAGATAAAGTAGTTTATACAGAGAATGGAGAATGTTTAGGAATGGTAAAAGATTTGCTGTTTGATTTTAATGATGGCAAGTTAATTGGATATATCATTACAGAAGGGTTGCTGGAAGACATATCTAGAGGAAGGAGTTTCATACCCAATATAGGGAATATAAAGATAAATGATGATAGTTTAATATTTGGAGAAAATATAAAAGACATTATTAGCAAAAACAAAGATTATTACAAAAAACTACTAGAATTAGTACAGTGA
- the nifU gene encoding Fe-S cluster assembly scaffold protein NifU, translating into MYSEKVMDHFRNPRNVGEIPDADGVGEVGNPKCGDIMKMYLKIEDDIIVDVKFKTFGCGSAIASSSMATEMIKGKSINDAMKISNKAVAEALDGLPPVKMHCSVLAEQAIKSALLDYSKKNNVHIDGLEDFDPDEDPHGEEI; encoded by the coding sequence ATGTATTCAGAAAAAGTAATGGATCATTTTAGAAATCCAAGAAATGTTGGAGAAATTCCAGATGCGGATGGAGTAGGCGAAGTTGGAAATCCAAAATGTGGAGATATCATGAAAATGTATTTAAAAATAGAAGACGATATTATTGTTGATGTTAAATTTAAAACTTTTGGATGTGGTTCAGCTATTGCATCATCAAGTATGGCAACTGAAATGATTAAAGGCAAGTCTATAAATGATGCAATGAAAATTTCAAATAAAGCTGTTGCTGAGGCTCTTGATGGATTGCCACCAGTTAAGATGCATTGTTCAGTACTTGCAGAACAAGCTATAAAATCAGCTTTATTAGATTATTCAAAAAAGAACAATGTTCATATAGATGGACTTGAAGATTTTGATCCAGATGAAGATCCTCATGGTGAAGAAATATAA
- the nifS gene encoding cysteine desulfurase NifS yields the protein MRNYIYMDNAATTPTKKEVLAEMLPYFSEKYGNPSSIYSLGGQSKNAVEKAREQVAIALGAKAKEIYFTSGGSEADNWAIKGIAFANRHKGNHIITSKIEHHAVLHTCEFLERQGFKITYLDVDEYGVVDIEQLKNSITDETILISIMFANNEIGTIQPIKEIGEIAEEKGIYFHTDAVQAIGNIKIDVNELNIDLLSLSAHKFHGPKGVGALYIRQGVKLDNLIEGGAQEKNRRAGTENVPGIVGLGKAIELAYENLDEHNEKLINLRERLIKGIFDNIDDVRLNGHPTNRLPGNTNFCFKYIEGESLLLSLDIEGVAGSSGSACTSGSLDPSHVLLAIGLPHEIAHGSLRLTLGDFNTEEEVDYVVEKLIPIVQRLRDMSPLYEKIKGEK from the coding sequence ATGAGAAACTATATTTATATGGATAATGCAGCTACAACTCCTACAAAAAAAGAAGTATTAGCTGAAATGTTACCTTATTTTAGTGAAAAGTATGGAAACCCATCTAGCATATATTCTCTAGGTGGTCAATCTAAAAACGCTGTTGAAAAAGCTAGAGAACAAGTAGCTATAGCTTTAGGTGCAAAGGCAAAAGAAATTTATTTTACTAGTGGCGGTTCTGAGGCAGATAACTGGGCAATAAAGGGAATTGCGTTTGCTAATAGACACAAAGGAAATCATATAATTACATCAAAAATTGAACATCATGCAGTTCTTCATACATGTGAATTTTTAGAAAGACAAGGGTTTAAAATTACCTATTTGGATGTTGATGAGTATGGTGTAGTTGATATTGAACAATTAAAAAATTCAATTACTGATGAAACCATACTCATTTCAATAATGTTTGCTAACAATGAAATTGGAACTATACAGCCTATCAAGGAAATTGGTGAAATAGCGGAAGAAAAAGGTATATATTTCCATACTGACGCAGTTCAAGCTATAGGAAATATAAAAATAGATGTAAATGAATTAAATATAGATTTACTTTCATTGTCAGCTCATAAATTTCATGGACCAAAAGGTGTAGGTGCCCTATATATTAGACAAGGAGTTAAACTTGATAATTTGATAGAGGGTGGAGCTCAAGAAAAAAATAGAAGAGCAGGGACTGAAAATGTTCCAGGAATTGTAGGGTTAGGTAAAGCTATAGAACTTGCATATGAAAACTTAGATGAACACAATGAAAAACTCATCAATTTAAGGGAAAGGCTTATAAAGGGCATATTTGACAATATTGATGATGTAAGATTAAATGGGCATCCAACCAATAGATTACCTGGAAACACAAACTTTTGTTTTAAGTATATTGAAGGTGAATCTTTGTTACTTAGCTTAGATATTGAAGGTGTGGCAGGTTCCAGTGGTTCTGCTTGTACATCGGGTTCATTGGATCCATCTCATGTATTGCTAGCTATAGGATTGCCACATGAGATAGCTCATGGTTCATTGAGACTTACATTGGGTGATTTTAATACAGAGGAAGAAGTTGATTATGTAGTTGAAAAACTTATACCAATAGTTCAAAGACTTAGAGACATGTCACCATTATACGAAAAAATAAAGGGGGAGAAATAA
- a CDS encoding RrF2 family transcriptional regulator, producing MKLSTKGRYGLKAMFQLALHYGEGPIPLKNVADEQDISENYLEQLVATLKKNELLESVRGAQGGYLLAKSPDQITVGNILRALEGDMAPADCVLDSDMFKCEKAEYCVTKLVWTRIRDSIDDVVDSITLQDMVDEHNTMMANKKLEV from the coding sequence ATGAAATTATCTACAAAAGGAAGATATGGGCTTAAAGCGATGTTTCAACTTGCACTTCACTATGGGGAAGGTCCAATTCCTTTGAAAAATGTGGCTGATGAACAAGATATATCTGAAAATTATCTAGAACAATTGGTTGCCACATTGAAAAAAAATGAGCTTCTTGAAAGCGTTCGTGGAGCTCAAGGCGGTTATTTATTAGCTAAGTCTCCAGATCAAATTACTGTAGGAAATATTTTGAGGGCTTTAGAAGGAGATATGGCACCAGCAGATTGTGTGCTTGATAGCGATATGTTTAAATGTGAAAAAGCAGAGTATTGTGTGACAAAACTTGTGTGGACAAGAATTAGGGATAGTATAGATGATGTGGTTGATTCTATTACTTTGCAGGATATGGTTGATGAACATAATACTATGATGGCAAATAAGAAATTAGAAGTTTAG
- a CDS encoding DUF3343 domain-containing protein yields MKDEKYYVAIFESKNYAIQIQYILENLGYSCFQLISTPCGLKAGCSYSIKFKDINYLEILKNETSRLNTNIESLHCIERKNGKKTIKKLNYLI; encoded by the coding sequence ATGAAAGATGAAAAATATTATGTAGCTATATTTGAATCTAAAAATTATGCTATACAAATTCAATATATATTAGAAAATCTAGGATATAGCTGTTTTCAGCTTATTTCAACACCATGTGGATTAAAAGCTGGATGTAGCTATTCTATCAAATTTAAAGATATAAATTATCTAGAAATTCTAAAAAATGAGACCAGTAGATTGAATACTAATATAGAAAGTCTCCATTGTATTGAAAGAAAAAATGGGAAAAAGACAATTAAAAAATTGAATTATCTTATTTAA
- a CDS encoding glycosyltransferase: MNMNVLFPSTKFIKIKPYDLNELSNKGVSVITSTNRLNCMDNIFNNYLNQSFLKKELIIILNNNLLNLKEWEKKANKYKDIRVYQLDEKKSLGECLNYAVEKANYQIIAKFDDDDFYAHEYIKESIKPFLYTEASIIGKSTTYIYFQKNSILAIKNPKRENRYTYRVEGATMLIDKDVFKNVKFPNKNIGEDLEFCKSCIKKGYRIFSTSKYYYIYIRHNNHTWNIDDDELIKQCKVIGKLESPIDIPIF; encoded by the coding sequence ATGAATATGAATGTTTTATTTCCCTCGACCAAATTCATTAAAATTAAGCCCTATGATTTAAATGAGCTTTCCAATAAAGGAGTATCTGTGATTACTTCAACTAATAGATTAAACTGTATGGACAATATATTTAATAATTATTTGAATCAATCTTTTTTAAAAAAAGAACTAATAATAATATTAAACAATAATTTATTAAACCTGAAAGAATGGGAAAAAAAAGCAAATAAATACAAAGACATAAGAGTTTATCAATTAGATGAAAAAAAGTCTTTGGGAGAATGCTTAAATTATGCCGTAGAAAAAGCAAATTATCAAATAATAGCTAAATTTGATGATGATGATTTTTATGCCCATGAATATATTAAGGAATCAATAAAGCCTTTTCTCTATACTGAGGCAAGCATAATAGGTAAATCTACTACATATATTTATTTTCAAAAAAATAGTATCCTAGCAATAAAGAATCCCAAAAGAGAAAATAGATATACTTATAGAGTAGAAGGAGCTACTATGTTGATAGATAAAGATGTATTTAAAAATGTAAAATTTCCAAATAAAAACATTGGTGAAGATCTGGAATTTTGTAAAAGTTGTATAAAAAAAGGTTATAGGATTTTTTCTACCAGCAAATATTATTATATCTATATAAGACACAACAATCACACCTGGAATATTGATGATGATGAATTGATAAAGCAATGCAAAGTGATAGGAAAACTAGAGTCTCCAATAGATATACCCATTTTCTAA
- a CDS encoding nucleotide sugar dehydrogenase — protein MNLYEEIKNKKAKIVVVGLGYVGLPLSIAFAKRASVIGFDINKNKIENLQKGIDITKEISREEIESAGVIFTDEEKLLREGKFFIIAVPTPVVNGEPDLKFVINATEMLARNLTKGSIVVYESTVYPGITEEICIPLLEIESRLKAGTDFKVAYSPERINPGDTINRLENIKKIVAGIDEETVEIVSKVYEMIIKAGVYRVENIKVAEASKLVENVQRDVNIALMNEISIILNKAQIDTNKVLESARTKWNFLNFTPGLVGGHCIGVDSYYLMFKARELGYDPKIIDEARNINEYMEEYIANNVLDILSSKNKKINEVKIVMFGITFKEDCSDIRNTQVAKIVKRLEERGAIVEVVDQVANSEEVLRDFNIKLHSVESIKDADVLIFSVPHKEFLKLNLEDLGKMYKKDEEKILIDIKGMFNKKEVLENGYIYWRL, from the coding sequence ATGAATTTATATGAAGAAATAAAAAATAAGAAAGCTAAGATAGTAGTTGTTGGACTAGGATATGTTGGATTGCCGTTATCCATAGCTTTTGCTAAAAGAGCATCAGTTATTGGATTTGATATAAATAAAAATAAAATAGAAAATTTGCAAAAAGGAATTGATATTACAAAAGAAATAAGTAGAGAAGAAATAGAAAGTGCTGGAGTGATATTTACTGATGAAGAGAAACTCCTTAGAGAAGGAAAGTTTTTTATTATTGCAGTTCCAACACCGGTAGTAAATGGTGAACCAGATTTAAAATTTGTAATAAATGCTACTGAAATGTTGGCTAGAAACCTTACAAAAGGTTCCATAGTAGTATATGAATCTACAGTTTATCCAGGAATTACAGAAGAAATATGTATACCATTACTTGAAATTGAGTCAAGATTAAAGGCGGGCACAGATTTTAAAGTAGCCTATTCTCCAGAGAGAATCAATCCAGGGGATACCATAAATAGACTTGAGAATATAAAAAAAATAGTAGCTGGTATAGATGAGGAAACTGTTGAAATAGTTTCAAAAGTATATGAAATGATAATAAAAGCTGGAGTATATAGGGTAGAGAATATAAAAGTAGCAGAAGCATCAAAATTAGTAGAAAATGTACAAAGAGATGTAAATATAGCACTTATGAATGAAATATCTATTATACTAAATAAAGCTCAAATAGATACAAATAAAGTATTGGAAAGTGCCAGGACGAAGTGGAATTTTTTAAATTTTACTCCAGGACTAGTAGGAGGCCATTGTATAGGAGTGGATTCCTATTATTTAATGTTCAAAGCTAGGGAGTTAGGATATGACCCTAAAATTATTGATGAAGCAAGAAATATAAATGAATATATGGAGGAATATATTGCTAATAATGTTTTAGATATATTGTCTTCTAAAAACAAAAAAATAAATGAAGTTAAAATAGTTATGTTTGGTATTACATTTAAAGAAGACTGTTCAGATATAAGAAATACTCAAGTAGCTAAAATAGTTAAAAGGCTGGAAGAGAGGGGAGCTATTGTAGAGGTAGTTGATCAAGTTGCTAATAGTGAAGAGGTTTTGAGAGATTTCAATATAAAATTACATTCTGTAGAATCTATAAAAGATGCAGATGTACTCATATTTTCAGTACCTCATAAGGAATTTTTAAAACTTAATTTAGAAGATTTAGGTAAAATGTATAAAAAGGATGAAGAAAAGATACTAATTGATATAAAAGGAATGTTTAATAAAAAAGAAGTATTAGAAAATGGGTATATCTATTGGAGACTCTAG
- a CDS encoding glycosyltransferase, protein MNFKGVSVITCTNRENFIDNVFENFNRQNYKFKELIIIINDNNIDKSLYDEKCKNHKDIRVYQINQAYNLGFCLNFGIKKAKKNVIAKFDDDDYYGEKYLDECMEAFNSTNADIVGKYTFFIYFENNNALALRKRSQENSFVTNIAGATLAFKESVFKKIKFNTSLKAGVDTDFRKRALKNGFKIYSTSKYNFVVHRHANSREHTWKIEDSELLKAFPIIEYTNDYRKIVSPFEPNL, encoded by the coding sequence ATGAACTTTAAAGGTGTTTCAGTAATTACATGTACCAATAGAGAAAATTTCATTGACAATGTTTTTGAAAATTTTAATAGACAAAACTACAAGTTCAAAGAACTCATCATAATAATAAATGACAACAATATAGATAAGTCTCTATATGATGAGAAATGTAAAAACCACAAAGATATTAGAGTTTATCAGATAAATCAAGCATATAATTTAGGATTTTGTCTGAACTTTGGCATAAAAAAAGCTAAAAAAAATGTAATAGCCAAATTTGATGATGATGACTATTACGGAGAAAAATATTTAGATGAGTGTATGGAAGCTTTCAATTCTACAAACGCTGATATAGTTGGAAAATATACTTTCTTTATATATTTTGAAAATAATAATGCACTAGCCCTTAGAAAAAGAAGTCAAGAAAATTCCTTTGTCACCAATATAGCAGGTGCCACATTGGCATTTAAAGAAAGTGTATTTAAAAAGATAAAATTTAATACATCATTGAAAGCTGGAGTTGATACAGATTTTAGAAAGCGAGCCCTAAAAAATGGATTTAAAATTTATTCAACTTCTAAATATAATTTTGTTGTCCATAGACATGCAAATTCAAGAGAGCATACATGGAAAATAGAAGATAGCGAACTCTTAAAAGCATTTCCTATAATAGAATATACAAATGATTATAGAAAAATAGTTTCGCCCTTTGAGCCAAATTTATAA
- a CDS encoding glycosyltransferase has product MKDNQTKIMIIESCFNVLAIRKERLTIDWIENRMKIFMNYTLKSLKAQTNKNFLAFIQYDPKSKDIIETEIKKYEKLPANVKFVTPEEFKKIVAEKIKNYDLLYMIRLDCDDMYHKTFIQQLYDINPSKQTKVIINQNGYIYDSVQNRIAKFFYTSPNYYTLIYDVDKYLGGERYELPGGHNYVINLPHEIIPKRNYIRHAHTHNDVTCFERYNIKDKDIIKNEKMINEILKDFME; this is encoded by the coding sequence ATGAAAGATAATCAGACAAAAATCATGATAATAGAAAGCTGCTTCAATGTATTGGCTATAAGAAAAGAAAGGCTGACTATTGATTGGATTGAAAATAGAATGAAAATCTTTATGAATTATACCTTAAAAAGCCTTAAAGCTCAAACAAATAAAAACTTCTTAGCTTTTATACAATATGATCCTAAAAGCAAGGACATAATAGAAACTGAAATCAAAAAATATGAAAAACTTCCTGCTAATGTGAAATTTGTAACACCAGAAGAATTTAAAAAAATAGTTGCAGAAAAAATAAAAAATTATGATTTGCTATATATGATAAGATTAGATTGTGATGATATGTATCACAAAACATTTATACAACAACTCTACGATATAAATCCTTCAAAACAAACAAAAGTCATCATAAATCAAAATGGATATATATATGATTCTGTACAAAATAGAATAGCAAAATTTTTCTATACATCGCCAAATTATTATACCCTCATCTATGATGTAGATAAATATCTAGGTGGTGAAAGATACGAGCTTCCAGGAGGACATAACTATGTGATTAATCTGCCACATGAAATAATACCAAAACGCAACTATATTCGTCATGCCCATACCCACAATGATGTGACTTGCTTCGAGAGATACAATATAAAAGATAAAGACATTATTAAAAATGAAAAAATGATAAATGAAATATTAAAAGACTTTATGGAATAG
- the rffA gene encoding dTDP-4-amino-4,6-dideoxygalactose transaminase, which translates to MIPFNKPYMTKKEILYIEDAIFRGKLSGDGYYSKKCSTFIEEIFNTKKALLTTSCSSALDMAAILLDLKEGDEVIMPSYTFVSTANAVVLRGAVPVFAEIEEDTLNIDPEDIKRKITNKTKAIFPVHYAGVSCDMDRIMNIARKNDLKVVEDAAQGVNSKYKQKYLGTIGDIGCYSFHETKNYVCGEGGAILINNDEELVRRAEIIREKGTDRAKFFRGEVDKYTWVDVGSSYIISDINAAMLWAQFERIEEINEKRKKIYKMYYKGLKKLEVVGKIKLPTIPDCCKSNYHIFYMLLNNEFERNHLMNEMKIHGVETIFHYIPLHISPMGERLGYKKGQLKVTEDLSGRLLRLPMYPGLTDAEINYIIEMIYKYI; encoded by the coding sequence ATGATACCATTTAATAAACCTTATATGACCAAAAAAGAAATATTATATATAGAAGATGCTATTTTCAGAGGTAAACTATCTGGTGATGGATATTATTCTAAAAAATGTAGTACGTTTATAGAAGAAATTTTTAATACTAAAAAGGCATTGCTTACTACATCTTGTAGTTCTGCGTTAGATATGGCTGCTATTCTTTTGGATTTAAAAGAAGGAGATGAAGTGATCATGCCATCTTATACCTTTGTTTCAACTGCCAATGCAGTAGTTTTAAGAGGTGCAGTGCCAGTTTTTGCAGAAATAGAGGAAGATACATTAAATATTGATCCAGAAGATATAAAACGAAAAATAACAAATAAAACAAAGGCAATTTTTCCTGTTCATTATGCAGGTGTATCTTGTGATATGGATAGAATAATGAATATTGCTAGGAAAAACGATCTAAAGGTTGTAGAAGATGCGGCACAAGGAGTAAATTCAAAATACAAACAAAAATATCTTGGGACTATCGGGGATATAGGTTGTTATAGTTTTCATGAAACTAAAAATTATGTATGTGGAGAAGGTGGAGCAATACTTATAAATAATGATGAAGAATTGGTGAGAAGAGCAGAAATAATAAGGGAAAAAGGAACGGATAGAGCTAAATTTTTTAGAGGAGAAGTGGATAAATACACTTGGGTAGATGTGGGCTCAAGCTATATTATTTCTGATATCAATGCAGCTATGTTGTGGGCACAATTTGAAAGAATTGAAGAAATAAATGAAAAGAGGAAGAAAATTTATAAAATGTACTACAAAGGGTTAAAAAAATTGGAAGTTGTAGGGAAAATCAAACTTCCCACAATTCCTGATTGTTGTAAAAGCAACTATCATATATTTTATATGTTGCTTAATAATGAATTTGAAAGAAATCATTTAATGAATGAAATGAAAATTCATGGAGTGGAAACTATATTTCACTATATACCTCTTCATATATCACCAATGGGAGAAAGATTAGGGTATAAGAAGGGGCAATTAAAAGTGACAGAGGATTTAAGTGGCAGATTGTTGAGACTCCCTATGTATCCAGGCTTAACAGATGCGGAAATCAATTATATTATAGAAATGATTTATAAATATATTTAA
- a CDS encoding glucose-1-phosphate thymidylyltransferase → MKTLILCGGTGSRLWPVTLSVQKQLIPIANKPILFYIIDSLVEVGIVDIGILSNQKEDTFNEALRFYEKREKIKYTYIDQDKPIGLANAVVSAKEFIDNEKFIMILGDNMYKFSLKKFLDKFNSENVNCSILLKEVENPSQFGVADVLNGKIVDLVEKPKNPPSNLAITGIYAFDSSIFKACENIKSSWRGEYEITDAIKWLLDNSYNVTYDILEGDWKDLGTPEDILKENMNRLIGIKENVVGEIISSDISGKIILEENSKIINSIIRGPVSIGDGVMIENSYIGPYTSLGNNVSISNCQIENSIILDESNISDIDSIIDSSIVEKGSVIKKSTQLRKVSSFLLAKNSLVILE, encoded by the coding sequence ATGAAAACTCTCATATTGTGTGGTGGAACGGGTAGCAGACTTTGGCCTGTGACTCTTTCTGTTCAAAAACAGCTCATTCCTATAGCAAATAAACCAATACTATTTTATATAATTGATTCCTTAGTTGAAGTAGGAATAGTGGATATAGGAATTTTGTCAAATCAAAAAGAAGATACTTTTAATGAAGCATTAAGATTCTACGAAAAAAGAGAAAAAATAAAATATACTTATATAGATCAAGATAAACCAATTGGACTTGCTAATGCTGTTGTTTCGGCAAAGGAATTTATTGATAATGAAAAATTCATCATGATTTTAGGAGATAATATGTATAAGTTTAGTTTAAAAAAGTTTCTAGATAAATTTAATTCCGAAAATGTAAACTGTAGTATATTATTGAAAGAAGTTGAAAATCCATCTCAATTTGGGGTAGCTGATGTTTTAAATGGGAAAATAGTAGATTTAGTTGAAAAGCCTAAAAATCCTCCTTCAAATTTAGCTATTACTGGTATATATGCTTTCGATTCTAGTATATTTAAAGCTTGTGAAAATATAAAATCTTCTTGGAGAGGTGAATATGAGATAACTGATGCTATAAAGTGGCTACTAGATAATAGTTATAATGTAACTTATGATATATTAGAAGGTGATTGGAAGGACTTAGGGACACCTGAGGATATACTAAAAGAAAATATGAATAGGCTTATTGGTATCAAAGAGAATGTAGTGGGAGAGATTATATCTTCTGATATTTCTGGTAAAATTATTCTTGAGGAAAATTCAAAAATAATAAATAGTATCATTAGGGGACCAGTGAGTATAGGAGATGGTGTTATGATAGAGAATTCTTATATAGGTCCCTATACATCACTAGGGAACAATGTCTCTATCTCTAATTGTCAAATTGAAAATAGTATTATACTAGATGAATCCAATATTTCAGATATTGATTCTATAATTGATTCGAGTATCGTAGAAAAGGGATCTGTTATTAAAAAAAGTACCCAATTAAGAAAAGTTAGTTCATTTTTATTAGCTAAAAATAGCTTAGTCATATTAGAGTAG